The genomic segment TCCCGCAGCCATGATGCGTTGTATCGCGCGGCGAAGGCGGCCAAAGCATGCCTGAGCTCTTCGACGGTCACAAAATGGCGGACCCAGAGCAGTTGCTCCTTGAGGGTGCGTATGGCCCGTTCGGCCACCCCATTGCCCTCGGGCTGGCGCACGAAAGCTGGTGAACTGGTGATCCCGAAGCATTTGATCTCGCTCTGGAAGTCTTCTGACATGTAGTTCGATCCGTGGTCGTGCCGCAGGATCAGGCCGAGGGCCGTATCCGGCCCGATACAGCCGAAGTGCCGGGTGACGCCCTGACGGATCGGTTCCAGCGCCTCCCACCGGCTGGCACTTGAAGACGCATGGGTGCCGACGAACTCGCCCGAGCAATGATCCACCGCGATGAACACGTAGGCCCGTCCCTCCCCGATGGTGACCGTCTGGGTCATGTCCGTGCCCCAGACCTGATCGACCCGCTCAGTGACGATCGTCCCGTCATGGGGATGCGCATCCCGCTGGACGGGTCGCTGAGGTGCCAGAAGGTCGTTCTCCTTCATGACCCGCCGCACCCGACGGGGGGCGGTACAGACGCCCAGATGCCGAAGCCGCGCCCATATCTTCCGGTAGCCTTCCCCGGAAAACGGCGAGGCTTCGATGATGGCCTCGATATGCTCCAGAAGCGCGCTGTCGCTGCAGGCCCCCTCCGGACCACGACGACGTGGCGGCCGCGCCTCATTGGCGGCATTGCCCGTAACACGATGCCGGTACACCGTCGCCCGGGGGACCCCCCAGATGTTGCAGACACGCGTCGTCCCGTAGCGCCGGTGCGTGGAGATCGAGTGCGCCTGGCTCATGTCCTCGACCTCCGCCGGGCCAAAGGGCGGCCGCCCTCCAGCTTGTCGATCTTCGCGTACAGCAACTCGTTGGCCATGGTGATCTCGCCCACCTTGGCCTGCAGCCGCGCAATCTCGTCGTCACGCTCATCGCGCTCGCGTTCCTTCAGCGCACTCTCGGCCGCCATGAGCACCCGGTCGCGCCATTCGGACAGCCGGTGAACCGGAACGTTCAGGTCCCGCGACACCGCCTCCAAGCTCTCACCCCGCATGAGCCGCTGAACCGCCACGAGTTTGCGCTTCGCCGAAAGGCGCCTGGCAGGACCGGCCACGGCCCCGCCGTCGCCAGCGTGATGGGCGCGCGCCGACGGGGCCGTGGCCTCCGTCGCACCTGAGGTGTCGTCGATCTTCTTGTCCATGCTCTACTCCCCTTTCCTGAGAGAAATAGCGCTCCGAACTGTCTCAAGAAACCGTGCACCAGCCCACTTTCAGCAATTTCTGACCTCCGGAACTAATCAGGCGGAACATCGTGCGCGGCTATTGGATTGGCAATATCTCGTGCGATAGTCTTGCAGCTATCTTTGGAGAGTTCGGGCCGATCAGCCGCCGGTCGTTCGCTGCGTGGTAATCCCCCCCCCCGAAAGTAAGGGGCTGCATAAGTAGAATTTTCTCGGCAAGATGAACGAGGAGATTCCGAATGAAGACAAGCAGATACACTGAGGCGCAGATCCTTGCGATCCTGCGTCAGGCCGAAGGCGGGATGCCGGTGGCCGAGCTGTGCCGCGAGCATGGCATGAGCAGCGCGTCGTTCTACAAGTGGCGGGCGAAGTATGGCGGTATGGACGCGTCGCTGATCAGCCAGATGAAGGCCATGGAGGACGAGAACCGGCGGCTGAAGCGGATGTTTGCGGATCTCAGCATGCAGGCCGATCTGCTCAAGGAGGCTCTCGGAAAAAAATGACGCGGCCATCTCAACGCCGAGAGATGGCCGCGAAAGCGGTGGCGCGACACGGGGTCAGCATTGCGCTGGCCTGCCGGGCCTTCGGGGTCAGCGAGACCTGTTATCGCTACAGCCCGAAGCTGAAGGACGAGAACGAAGAGATCGCCGACCTTCTGGTCGGGTTGACCGATGCCCGCAAAACCTGGGGCTTTGGCCTGTGTTTCTTGCATCTGCGCAACGTGAAGGGTCATCCCTGGAACCACAAACGCGTCTACCGCATCTATTGCGCGCTGGAGCTGAACCTGCGGATCAAGCCCCGCAAGCGCCTCAAGCGGGAGAAGCCCGAGGCTCTGGCCGTGCCGGACGCGCCGAACATGACCTGGTCGATGGACTTCATGGCTGATCGCCTCGGAGACGGCCGCCAGTTCCGGCTGTTGAACGTGCTCGACGATTTCAATCGCGAGGGGCTGGGCATTGAGGTCGACTTTTCATTGCCCGCCGAGCGGGTCATCCGGAGCCTCGACAGGATCATCGAATGGCGCGGCAAGCCCGGCACCATCAGAGTCGACAACGGCCCCGAACACATCAGTGGCAAGCTGCTGATCTGGGCCGAGAAACGGGGCATCACGATCCAGCACATCCAACCCGGGCAGCCCCAGCAGAACGCCTACATCGAGCGCTACAACCGCACCGTCCGGCATGAATGGCTCGACCAATACATCATCGAAACCATCGAGGAGGCCCAAGACTTCGCCACGCAATGGCTCTGGACTTATAACAACGACCGCCCGAACATGGGCATCGGCGGCATCACACCCGCCCAGAAACTGAAGATGGCCGCGTGAATTCTACGGATGCACCCCGCTAAGAATGGGGGGATTACCAGACCCCCCTGCCCCAGTCGCAGGCCCTGAAATCCGCTGGCTGCGCCGAGATCCATGAAGAGCAGGCTCCGGGCGGAAACCGTACCCGGCCTGTGCTGGCGCGCGTGCTGGAGCGGATCGGCAAGGGCGATACGCTGGTCGTCGTGCGCATCGACCGGCTGGCGCGGTCGCTGTCGCATCTCCTCGAGGTGATCGAGCGACTGGAGGCGAAGGGCGCTTTCTTCCGTTCGCTCATGGACCCGATCGACACGTCCTCCCCTCAGGGCAAGTTCACCCTGCAGGTCTTGGGCGCCGCCGCAGAGTTCGAGCGCGCCCTGATCCGAGAACGCACCAAGGCCGGGCTGGCCAGCGCAAGAACCAAAGGCAGGGTTGGCGGCAATCCGGGTCTGCGCGCCCGTGATCCGGCGGCGCTGCGAAAGGTGCGCCTGGCGCGGCAGGACGGCTACATGGAGCGCCTGAACGAGACGGCGCAGGATTGGGTTCCCCATGTCCGCCGCCTGCGCCCCGATATGCCCTGGGAGGACGTGCTCCGCATCGTCAACGGCCCCCTTCCCCGCGAGCGCCAATGGACGCAAAGCCGGCTTGTCAACGGCGGAGTAAAATTGGGCCACGGGGCGGCGCAAAATTGGGCCACTTTGGGTTTGCGCGAGACGCGGCTGATGGGCGGCGGCCAGTCAGCCGCGCTCTCCATATAGCTTGCGGGTGACTGGCCGCCTTGGACCGTCAGGTCCAAGTCTGATACTTTGGATCAGGTGTTGTCGCCGGTCTTGCGCGCGCGACTTTGCGCGAGGCGATAGCTTTCGCCGTTCATCTCGAGGATGTTGACGTGGTGGGTCAACCGGTCGAGGAGCGCGCCGGTCAGCCGCTCGGTGCCGAAGGTCTCGGTCCATTCATCGAAGGGCAGATTGCTGGTGATCAGCGTGGCACCGCGCTCGTAGCGCTGGGAGATCATCTCAAAAAGCAGCTCGGCGCCGGTCTTTGACAGGGGCACGAACCCGAGCTCGTCGATGATCAGCAGCTTGACGGCAGCCATCTGCTTCTGGACGCGCAGCAGCCGACGTTCGTCTCGCGCCTCCATCAGCTCGTTGACCAGCGCGGCGGCGGTGGTGAAGCTGACAGACATGCCCTTCTGGCAGGCCGCCAACCCGAGGCCCAAGGCAATGTGGGTCTTGCCGGTTCCGCTGGGGCCAAGGGCGATCACGTTCTCACGCCGTTCGATCCATTCGCAGCGCGCCAGTTCCAGCACCTGCATCTTGTTCAGCTTCGGGATCGCCTTGAAGTCGAAGCTGTCGAGGCTTTTGGTGGCCGGGAACTTCGCAGCCTTGATGCGGCGCTCGACCATCCGCCGCTCGCGGTCAATGAGTTCCAGTTCAACGAGGCGCGACAGGAATTGGACATGGTCCAACCCTTCGGCGGCGCATTGGCGCGCAACCTTCTCGTGTTCCCGCAGGAAGGTGGGCAGCTTCAGCGTCTTCAGATGGTGGGCAAGCAGGATCTTCGGAGCCTCGCTCATTCCGCCGCCTCCGACATCAAGGCCATGTAGCTGGCCGCACGCGTCGTCTCGACGTTCGCCCGCGGCAGGTAGGGGTAGACATCGAGATCAAGCCTTGGGGGGCGCTTCTCGACCTGGCAAAGCACGAGGTGCTTCACGGCGTCAAAGCCGACCGCGCCCAGCTTCAGGGCCTTCTTCACGGCGGCATGCAGGTCATCCATGCCAAAGGTCTCAAGCAGCCGCAGCACCTGCACATACTCGCGGCGCCCCATCTTGAGCATGCGCGCCTCCATCAGGCGGCGCAAAGTCTGGAACTCTTCGGGCAGGTCCCATTCCGCCAGAGGCGCAGCCTGGTCCAAGGCATTGATCTTGCGCTCGATCAGCGGGAGGTAGTGAACCGGGTCGAAGATCATGTCCTCGCGATCGTAACAGCGCGGGTGTCGGGCGATCACCTCCCCGCGACAGCCGATCACGACCTCATCGACATAGCCGCGGATCCAGACATCCTGATGGCCATAGGCGACCGGGACCGAGTAATCGTTGGTGTCATAGCGCACGAGCGACTGCGAGCTGACCCTGCCGCTCGCTTGGTCGCAGGCGTCGAACGGGGCAGTAGGCAATGGGCGCATCGCCGCCAGATCGCGCTGCAGCCTCTCGCCGATCGTCTCCTTGTGACCCCGAAGAATGCGCGTGAGGCGTGCGCAGCACTGCCCTTCAAGGTCGGCGTTGAAGGCGTCCCAACTGGCAAAGTGGGGGATCGGCACCATGTGGTTGCGGCGGGCGTAGCCGACCATCCCCTCGACAGCGCCCTTGTCGTTCCCCTTCCCGGGCCGACCATAGCGATCCCGAAACAGGTAATGCGACTGCAAGCCGCTGAACAGCGTGGCGCGGATGCGCGTGCCATCTGGCTGGATCTTCGAGACCAGGCAGCGGTCGTTATCGTAGAGCACCGACTGCGGCACCCCGCCGAAGAAGGCAAAGGCGCGGACATGCCCGTCTATCCAGGCCTCCGCCGTCGCCGCCGGATAGGCCCGGACGAAATAGGCATCGCTGTGCGGCAGGTCGATGACAAAGAAATGCGCCTTCTGCTCGACACCGGCGATGACGACGACCGCTTCGCCAAAATCGGCCTGAGCATGGCCCGGCGGATGGGCCAGTGGCACGAACATCTCCCGTGTCCGCCGCTCACGCTCACGCACGTAATCCTTGACGATCGTATAGCCGCCGGTGAAGCCATGCTCGGCCTGAAGCCGTTCCCATATCCGCTTGGCCGTATGACGCTGCTTGCGATGCACCGCCTTGTCGGCTTCAAGCCAGGCGTCAATGAACTCGGTGAACCCGTCCAGCTTCGGCCGCCTGATCGGCTTGTCCCGCCGGTAGCCAGGCGGCACCGAGAAGGCCAACATCTTCTCAACCGTCCCGCGCGAAATGTTGAAATGCTTCGCCGCCGCCCGCGCGCTCATGCCCTCGGCACACGCCAAGCGAACCTTCTTGTAAAGTTCCACGGTATAAATCTCCCCACCCTCCCTGCTGCCGCAAGAAGGGAAAAGTGGCAGGATTTTACTCCGCCCGCAGCGAGACGATCCCGCCGCTACCGTGGCCTAATTTTGCACCGCCGTTTCCATTCTCCCGCAAGGCGCTGGAGGAAGAGAACGAAGAGGCCGAGGACGGAGAAGTTTCGGTCAACATGGCCGAGCTGGCTGGCAGACCCCTGAAAGAATTCCAGAACCGTGTCCGCGATAAGGGAGCCTTGTCTGCCTACAGAGTTGGCTCTGGCAGGTTCCTTGTCATCGACCGCTCGGCCGCGCCTGCCTTGAAGGTGATGGCGGAGATGCATCGTGCGCCCCGTGGAGAGCGGGCTGCTTTCATCAAGAACCCCCGTCAGAAAATCACGGCCGCCATCGAACAGGACTTGCGGGATCGTGGTGTGCTGGAAGGTCTCTCCGAAGCCCAGCAGGAGGAGATGATCGAGAAGGTCGCCTTCCCGACCTTTGTCGAGACCAAGGAGTATTCCGCCCGCGTTACTGGAAAGACCATCTACACGGGTCCCTCGATGGTCGTCACCGAGGGCAGTGGCACAACATGGCTTCCCGAGGTGTTCGGGGAAAGCGTGGCACGCCTCATCAAGGGACTGCCCATCGAACAGCTGGAGATCATCGAGGAGAAGATCCAGCAAGCCATCAGCGAGGGCCACGAAAGTATCGAGTACGAGGGCGAGCATATTGCCGCCTCCCCCACGACCGAACGCGCCGTTCGCCGCCAGATCCAGACCCTTATCGAGGAGCAGGAAGGCAAGCCAGAGATCGACGACATCGAGGCGGAGCCTGCACCCGAACCAGAAGGCGAAAGCACGGGCCCCATCATCCTCGAGGTGAAGGAAAACCTCGAGCAGGTGCAGTGGCGGGTAAAGGTGGAACCGCGCAAGGCGCTGATCCCTGTCACGCTGCCAGAGAACATCCGCACCCCTCTGAAAAGCCATCAGGTGGACAGTTTCAAATGGCAGGTGGAGGCTTGGAAATCAGGTCTGCCTGGCATCCTGAACGCCGACGAACAGGGGCTGGGAAAGACCCTGCAGACGATCTCCTTCCTTGCCTGGCTGAAAGCCCAGATGGCGCAGAAGGGTGCGAAGCCCAAGGGACCGATCCTGATCGTCGCCCCGACGTCGCTTCTGGAAAACTGGGAACAGGAAGTCGAACGGCACCTGAGCCCCGGTGGTCTGGGGCATCTCATCAGGCTTTATGGCAGCGGGATTTCATCGCGACGCCGCCATGGTGCCTATGGCAAGGATACCCTCGATGGCGAAGAGCATCTCGACCTCGCCTTCATGCATGAAGCCATGGCATCAGGCCTCGGGCACAACTACTGGCTGCTCACGACCTACACGACGCTGACGAACTACCAGCACTCACTGGGGGCGGTTCCCTTCTCGGCTCTTGTCTTCGACGAAATTCAGGCATTGAAGAACCCAGGCTCGCTGCGTGCGATTGCTGGCATGGCGATGAATGCCGATTTCCGCATCGGCCTGACGGGGACACCCATCGAGAACTCCACGACCGACCTCTGGGCGATTCTGGAACAGCTCGCCCCTGGTCGCCTAGTGCCGCTCACGGAGTTTAGGAAGCTCTACAGCACGCCCGAGGAAGGCCGCCTAAAAGCGCTCTACGACTTCGTATTTGAAGTGAACCAGGGCTTGCCTCCGATGGCGTTGCGGCGCCTGAAAGAGGACGTGGCCAAGGAACTGCCCTCGAAGACACGGATATTGCATCCACGGTTGATGCCCGATGTGCAGGCGGAGGCTTATGAACGAGCACGGGACAAACTGGCAACGGGGACACAAGGGGCAGCGCTCAAGATGCTGCATCACATTCGCTCGGTCTCGGTTCACCCTGCCATCACCGCCATCGAAAATGCAGACGAATTCATCGACCTTTCGGGGCGCTTGAAAGCCTGCTTCGAGATCATCGACGGCATCCATGCCTGCAAGGAGCGGGTGTTGGTCTTCATCGAACACATCCAGATGCAGTATCGCTTCATCGAGCTTTTGAAGATGCGATACGGTCTAAGGCATATCGACCTGATCAACGGATCGACACCTGTCCACAAACGGCAGGACATCGTGAACCGCTTCCAGAAGCATCTTGAACATGATCAGGGCTTCGATGTCCTTGTTCTGGGTCCAAAGGCAGCAGGCACCGGCCTGACCCTGACGGCTGCCACACATGTTATTCACCTGAGCCGCTGGTGGAACCCGGCGGTTGAAGAGCAGTGCAACGACAGGGTCCACCGGATTGGTCAGAAGAAAGAAGTCACAGTTCACGTTCCGATGGCGATCCACGGGGACTTCCGAGAGAAGAGCTTTGACTGCCTGCTGCACAGCTTGATGACACGGAAGCGGAAGCTTGCCTCAGCCGCCCTATGGCCCATGGGAGATACCGACGCAGACGCCGAACAACTCCAGAGGATGCTGGCGGAAGAGGTCAAATCCACGGATGCAGGCGATCCTGTCCAATCAGCAATTAAGCGAACCTTCGAGCGGGATCAGTCGCCGATGCCAGAACAACTCGATGACCAGAGTTACAGGTATGAATAGCGCGACGCGAAACCCATGATGGAACAAGTCGCATAAAGAACGCCGTGAACTGGTTCAGGAAGGCAAATCGTTTGAATAAACCTCGCTCGATCAACATCTTCCTCCTCGACGGTGATCCAAACGGCATCCGGGTGGCCCAGATCATGATGTCGACGATCCAGGCTATCGCTTTCCGT from the Rhodobacter xanthinilyticus genome contains:
- a CDS encoding IS3 family transposase (programmed frameshift), with product MKTSRYTEAQILAILRQAEGGMPVAELCREHGMSSASFYKWRAKYGGMDASLISQMKAMEDENRRLKRMFADLSMQADLLKEALGKKMTRPSQRREMAAKAVARHGVSIALACRAFGVSETCYRYSPKLKDENEEIADLLVGLTDARKTWGFGLCFLHLRNVKGHPWNHKRVYRIYCALELNLRIKPRKRLKREKPEALAVPDAPNMTWSMDFMADRLGDGRQFRLLNVLDDFNREGLGIEVDFSLPAERVIRSLDRIIEWRGKPGTIRVDNGPEHISGKLLIWAEKRGITIQHIQPGQPQQNAYIERYNRTVRHEWLDQYIIETIEEAQDFATQWLWTYNNDRPNMGIGGITPAQKLKMAA
- a CDS encoding DEAD/DEAH box helicase, which translates into the protein MAGFYSARSETIPPLPWPNFAPPFPFSRKALEEENEEAEDGEVSVNMAELAGRPLKEFQNRVRDKGALSAYRVGSGRFLVIDRSAAPALKVMAEMHRAPRGERAAFIKNPRQKITAAIEQDLRDRGVLEGLSEAQQEEMIEKVAFPTFVETKEYSARVTGKTIYTGPSMVVTEGSGTTWLPEVFGESVARLIKGLPIEQLEIIEEKIQQAISEGHESIEYEGEHIAASPTTERAVRRQIQTLIEEQEGKPEIDDIEAEPAPEPEGESTGPIILEVKENLEQVQWRVKVEPRKALIPVTLPENIRTPLKSHQVDSFKWQVEAWKSGLPGILNADEQGLGKTLQTISFLAWLKAQMAQKGAKPKGPILIVAPTSLLENWEQEVERHLSPGGLGHLIRLYGSGISSRRRHGAYGKDTLDGEEHLDLAFMHEAMASGLGHNYWLLTTYTTLTNYQHSLGAVPFSALVFDEIQALKNPGSLRAIAGMAMNADFRIGLTGTPIENSTTDLWAILEQLAPGRLVPLTEFRKLYSTPEEGRLKALYDFVFEVNQGLPPMALRRLKEDVAKELPSKTRILHPRLMPDVQAEAYERARDKLATGTQGAALKMLHHIRSVSVHPAITAIENADEFIDLSGRLKACFEIIDGIHACKERVLVFIEHIQMQYRFIELLKMRYGLRHIDLINGSTPVHKRQDIVNRFQKHLEHDQGFDVLVLGPKAAGTGLTLTAATHVIHLSRWWNPAVEEQCNDRVHRIGQKKEVTVHVPMAIHGDFREKSFDCLLHSLMTRKRKLASAALWPMGDTDADAEQLQRMLAEEVKSTDAGDPVQSAIKRTFERDQSPMPEQLDDQSYRYE
- the istB gene encoding IS21-like element helper ATPase IstB, which codes for MSEAPKILLAHHLKTLKLPTFLREHEKVARQCAAEGLDHVQFLSRLVELELIDRERRMVERRIKAAKFPATKSLDSFDFKAIPKLNKMQVLELARCEWIERRENVIALGPSGTGKTHIALGLGLAACQKGMSVSFTTAAALVNELMEARDERRLLRVQKQMAAVKLLIIDELGFVPLSKTGAELLFEMISQRYERGATLITSNLPFDEWTETFGTERLTGALLDRLTHHVNILEMNGESYRLAQSRARKTGDNT
- the istA gene encoding IS21 family transposase, whose protein sequence is MELYKKVRLACAEGMSARAAAKHFNISRGTVEKMLAFSVPPGYRRDKPIRRPKLDGFTEFIDAWLEADKAVHRKQRHTAKRIWERLQAEHGFTGGYTIVKDYVRERERRTREMFVPLAHPPGHAQADFGEAVVVIAGVEQKAHFFVIDLPHSDAYFVRAYPAATAEAWIDGHVRAFAFFGGVPQSVLYDNDRCLVSKIQPDGTRIRATLFSGLQSHYLFRDRYGRPGKGNDKGAVEGMVGYARRNHMVPIPHFASWDAFNADLEGQCCARLTRILRGHKETIGERLQRDLAAMRPLPTAPFDACDQASGRVSSQSLVRYDTNDYSVPVAYGHQDVWIRGYVDEVVIGCRGEVIARHPRCYDREDMIFDPVHYLPLIERKINALDQAAPLAEWDLPEEFQTLRRLMEARMLKMGRREYVQVLRLLETFGMDDLHAAVKKALKLGAVGFDAVKHLVLCQVEKRPPRLDLDVYPYLPRANVETTRAASYMALMSEAAE